The following is a genomic window from Prevotella sp. E13-17.
GTTGCTGGGCGATGATGCTTGCCACCGTCTTCTGTTCCTTCTTTAGCGAGGCCACCATCTTCTTCTGTTCGCTTTGTTGCTTCTCCAAGGTCTGCTTCTCGCGTTCGCCGCGGTTCAGCAGTGTGGTCTTCTCGCTTTTAGAATTCCTTAGCTCTTCCTTCTTGTTTTCTATCTGAGCCTGTTTCTGTTTCACAGCCTCGCCCTGTGCCCTCTGGTAGGTTGCATACTCTTTCATGAAGCGCATGCGTCGATACATCTGGTTCACATTCTGTGCACTGAGCACAAACATCACCTTGTTCTGCACCTTACGGTTGCGATACATGTAACGCATCGACTTGGCATAGCGCTCCTGTCGCTCCACCAGTTCTTGGTGCAAGATGACCAGTTGCGAATCCAGCAGTTCGATATGGGCGCTCAGGTTGGTGATGTCAGAGTTGATACTATCTATCGTGCGGCGCTTCTCGCTGATTTCGTTGCTCAGCACCAACACATCTTGCATGCGCTTTTTCACGTTGCGCTCCAGCTCTACCTGTCTTTTCTTCTGTGCTGCGATATTCTGTGAAATTTTCTTTCTTCTGTCCTGTAGCTGTTCCTTTTCGCTCTTCTTTGTAGCCTTTTTCTTGGTGGTTGTCTTCTTTCTTGCAGTGGTTGTCTTCTTTCTTGCCTGTGTCTGCGTGGTGGCAGGCTTACGGCGAGTCTGTGTCTTTCGCTGTTGGGCAGAAGACAAGCCGAAGCACATGAGGACCATGAGCAGGAAACAGATTTTCTTCATATCGCAGTTATCCTTATTGTTTTTATCCTAATTATAATGCCATGATGCGGCGCAGTATCTCTTCGGCATCCACCTCGCGGTATTTATTGCTGATGGTGGTGCGTGTCTCCCAGTCGCTGTTGGTGCCCAGGTTGTTGAACTTCATGTCCATCTTCACCTGTTTGTTGGGTGCTGTCAGCGTGATCTTCATGTCGCTGGGGAAGTGTGTCTGTGCCAGAGGCTTGAAGCCCAGATACTCCCAAGTGAGCTGAGTGTTACCTTTGTAGCTGTCGCGATACATGATATTTGCAATCTTGATTTGGCCGTTTGTCGGGTTGGCCAGCCAGCTATAGCTCATTCTGTCTTTTTCCAAGGATATGATGGCATCCTCATCGCTCATCACCATCTGGTAGCCCTTCATGTTCTTGGCGCTGATGGCTTTCTCTCCGGGCTTGAACAGTTCGTTGTAGAACAGAGCCTGCAGCGTATAGAAGTTCATGCCATTGTTGCGCAGGAAGTCAATGTAGTTATATGGTGCACGCATATACATCTTGTTGATGCGGTCCATAATCAATACATAGTCCTTGGTGAACTCGATCCGTCCTGCCTCAACAAAGCCGAAGGCCATCAGTTGCAGGCGTATCACGTCGTCGCGCTTGATGCGCAGGTTGCCCGTCAGTGATACCTGTTGAGGTCCTATCTCAATGGAGAACTTCACTTTAGAACTGACAAACTGTGGGGCTTGTGAGTTCTCAGCTACTTTTGTCAGAATCTCGGTCTGTGCAAGACTTTCGGTGGGCTGAGGCGTTGCACTGTTGACCATTTGCTTCTTCGAATGACAGGCGGTCAACAGCAGCGGTGCTGCCAGGATGACCACTTTTGCGTAGTTGGATAGTTTCATTGTTTGATGTATTTTTTTCGTTTTATCTTTCTGATAAGAACTTTGTTCTTCGGATCATGTTCCAATGCCTCTTTCCACATCTTCAGCGCCCCTTCCGTATCGCCATTCATGATGTAGATGTCGCCGGCATGCTCTTTCAGCACGGCCCCAATCAAGGTGTCGTTCTGCAAAGCCTGGTCTATGTAGATGCGCGCTTCAGCGTATCGCTGCTGCATGAATAAGATCCAGGCATACGTGTCCAGATAGGTGGCATTTTTTGGCTCCGCTTTGATGGTCTTATAGCTCATTTGCTCAGCTTCGTCCAGTCGGATACCTTTCAAACTAAGGTAATAAGCATAGTTGTTCAGACAGCCGATGTTGTCAGGTTTCCACTGCAGACAGGAGTCGTAGGCAGCAAAGGCCTCCCGTTCGCGCATCTTTTGGAAGAAAATATCGCCCATGACGGCATAGAAATCCGAAACGATTTCCGTAGAGCTCTCTTCGTTAATCACGCTGATGCCGTTTTGGAAAGCTTCCAGTGCGTGGTCGGTGTCGCCCTTGTTGAAGTAGGCAATGCCCTGATAGTAGTAGAAAGCCATCTCTTCGGGGTTGTATTGCCGAGCGGCCTGACACAGGCTTATGATGCGGTCTTTGTCTTCATCCTCCCAGGCATACTGCACCAGATGCAGACGAGCCGAAGCCCGGTCGGGTGCCAAGGTCAGCACTCGCTCCAGCGCTTTCGTGATAGAGTCGCGTGGCATCTGCTTCAAGTCCATGTATGCCGCTTTCATCTCAGCGATGTCTGCATCGGGCTGAGGCACGTCGAGCATGGAGTCAAAGAGTGCTAAAATCTGTGTGCTGTCGCCTCCGGTCTGTTCGTTTTCACTGATCAGCTGCCGCAGTTGCATCACTTTGTCGTCGGTGCTTGCTTTTGGGTTCAGCAGGATGCAGCGTGTCAGCGAATCAACTGCCGTGGCATCCTCCATGCTGATAAAGTAGTTGCGCAGCGTCTGTTGAGCTTTGACATGGTCGGGCTCTTCCTTTAGGATCTTCATCAGCACGTCGTATGCCTGTTCGTTGTCGCCGTTAGCCAACAGCGTGTTGGCATAGATGGTGCGATAGTTCAGATCGTTGGGGTATTGGTCAGACAGAGCCTTGATTTCCTCCAGTGCTTTCTCATGGTCGCTCATCTGGAAGTACAGTCCACTCTTTGCCAGCGAGATGCGTTCCGATTTGCCATCAATGGCCTCCATACGGTCGAGCACATCGATGGCCTTTTCGAAATCCTTCTCTTTCAGATACAGTTGATAGAGCATTTCCAAGAAGTCCTGTCTGCTCTTGTCCGTTGCATACATCCGTTCCAATACGTCGATAGCATCGGTGTATTTCTGTTTAGAGATATAAGCATGTGCCAGTGTCTCCATGTAGGTTTTGTTGGCAGGTTCCAGTTCTGTGGCATGCTTAAAGTGTTCGATAGCCTTGTCGGGCGCTTTCATCTCTGCATAGTATTGCGCCAGGAAATAATACGTTTCTGAGGCTTTCGGGTTTAGTTCCAAACAGCGTTGCAGCAGGTCGAAGGCTGCATCATGATGCCCCTTTTGTCTCTGTAGCATTGCTTCGTGGAAGCAGATGTCATACTGACGCATGGTGTCGGTCTGGGCCGTTGAGCCCAGGCAGCAAAGAAAAGCAGCCAGTATGCATATTGTCTTTTTCATTTCACGCCGGTATGTCCATATCCACCTTCGCCACGTTCAGTCTCGTCGAGCACTTCAACCTCGATGAATTCGGCTGTTTCGTGACGTGCAATCACCATTTGTGCAATGCGTTCGCCATCATTGATGACGAAAGGCTCTTGCGATAGGTTGATGAGCAAAACTCCAATCTCGCCACGATAGTCGGCATCGATGGTGCCGGGCGAGTTCAGAACCGTGATGCCCTTCTTGAGTGCCAGTCCGCTGCGAGGTCTTACCTGTGCCTCGTATCCTGCGGGCAGTGCGATGTGCAGACCCGTGGGAATCAGCTTGCGCTCCAATGGTTTCAGCTCGATGGGAGCGTCGATATTGGCACGTAGGTCCATGCCTGCACTCAGTGTGGTGGCATAGGCGGGAAGTTGTTGGTGTCCTTTGTTGACGACTTGAATCTTCATGCGCGTTATGTTATGCGTTATATTGTCGTATGTTGTATAAGGTGCAAAATTAGTAAAAACAATTGAATCAGCCATAATTTTTCTGCTAAATTGTGTTTTTATGCTGAAAATGTTGTACTTTTGTAGCCATGAAGATGAATTGGGAAAAACTTATCTCTAACTGTAGGCTCGGACAAGAACATCGGCATCTTGAACGTCATGATGACCGTACGGAGTTTAAACGTGACTATGACCGACTGATATTTTCGGCTCCCTTCCGTCGGTTGCAGAACAAGACCCAGGTGTTTCCTTTGCCCGGCAGTATCTTTGTGCACAACCGACTGACTCATTCGCTCGAGGTGGCCAGTGTCGGTATGTCGCTGGGCAACGATGTTGCCAGTGCTCTATTGGCGCGAGGCGAGCAGGGCACTTTCATCGGTGAAATCGGTCAGATTGTGGCCACAGCTTGTCTGGCGCACGATTTGGGCAACCCGCCTTTTGGCCATTCTGGCGAGAAGGCCATCCAAACGTTTTTCACGGAGGGTAAAGGTGCTTATCTGCAGGAGAAAGTGTCGCCCGAATTCTGGTCAGACATTACTCGCTTTGATGGTAATGCCAATGCCTTTCGTCTGCTCACCCACAGTTTTAAAGGCCGACGGAAGGGTGGCTTTGCTATGACCTATAGCACGTTGGCGTCTATCGTGAAATACCCGTATCCATCGTGTGCTGCCAAGAAAAATAAGTTTGGCTTCTTCACCCCCGAGCACGATGACTATGTGACGGTGGCGCAGATGTTGGGCATTCCTCGTCTGACCACAGCCGATGGCGCAGAGCGATGGGCTCGCTATCCGCTGGTCTATCTTGTCGAGGCTGCCGATGACATCTGCTATGAGATTATGGATCTTGAGGATGCCTATAAGCTGAAGATTCTGAACCTTGCTGAAGCCAAGGAACTTATGCTTTCTTTCTTCGATGAAACGGGGCAAAATCATATCATGAAGCGCGTCGAGGAGGAACTGCTCTACGACCCCAATGAACAAATACAATATCTGCGTGCCTGCGTCATCGGACTGCTTGAACATGAGTGCTATCAGGCGTTTATGAAGCACGAGGACGAGATTTTGGAAGGCACTTTCCAAGGGTCGCTTATCGAGCATATTTCAGAGGTGCCCCGCCAAGCTTATATCCATTGTGCTGAGGTGTCGAAGAGTCGCATCTATCGCAGTAAACCCGTGCTGGATGTGGAATTGTCGGGTTATCGTATCATGGCAACATTGATGGAGTTGATGGTGGAAGCGATTGAGCATCCTGACCGTTACTATTCGCAGCAGCTCATAGGCAGGGTGTCGAGTCAGTACGAGATTGAGCATGAAGACCTGGAGGTTCGCCTCATGGCTGTCATCGATTATATCAGTGGTATGACTGATGTCTATGCCCTTGATGTCTATCAGAAGATTTGCGGCATCTCGTTGCCAATCATATAACCCCCTCTAAACTTTAAGTTTTACTCTTGCTTTGGAGCCTGGAAGTGGTGATTCCAGACTCCAGAACGGGTGCTTTTAATGTCTGAAAGTGGCTCTTCTAAGCTTTAGAAATGCCGGTTCTAGAGTTCAGAACTTACGCTATTGTTTCCGTTCCAGCCCCTGAAACGCACACTTTTAGCCCCTGGATGGGCCACTTCCAGGGGTTAGAAGGACCACTTCCAGGGGCTAGAATCACCTCGTCCAGCCCCTGGATGCGTTCCAAAAGCGTAAGTATTGCGTTGCAAAAGTAAAGGTGTTGAGATACAATTGAGGCCAAAACATCATTCGTTTTGGCCTCAATCAGTTTTTAGTTCTTTTCCTTATAGATGACTTTGTTGGCACCACTGGTGATTTTCAGTGCCTCGGGGTGCTCCTTGATGAAAGAGTCGATGTGGCGCACGCGCTTTTCTTCAAGAATCTCGTCCATGGCTATTAAGATGCCAGTCTCTTCCACGTCGCCAAAGCCATAGTTGATGGCGGTGCCGAAAAGTTTCATGGTGGGCGAGAGACTCATATAGGCATTTACCAATGGAGGAATGTTGTAGCCCAGTTTGCGAATCTCGCGGTTCAGTATTTTATAGTCCTCTTTAAAGGTATCTTTGCAAAACAGTTGTGCTAAAGCCTTCTCATCAGCATCAATTTTAAGCGGTTTCATCGGGATGACAAGCTTCTCTTTATCGTCGAAATGCTTCTTCAGGAAATAAAGAATCATGTCGCGCCCCTCGCGGATGTAAGAGGGATACATGGTCATCTTGCCGAAGAAATATTTCACGTTGGGCATGATGACGGTTAGCGCACCGAGTCCATCCCACAGATTGTCGAGTGCAAACAGACTCTTCGCACCCATCTTCGAGCTCTGATAGGGAAGACTGACAAACGAGCGTCCCAGTTCAATGGTGTAGGGCATGTATTCCTTGAGGAATTTTTCAGAGAAGTGGAACATGTGGCTGGTGGCCAAATGGGGCTGGCCGTTGCTGTCTATATCCCACTTGGTGCCCTCCAGATAACGGTAACCACCGATGATCTCTTCGGCCTCCGGATTCCAGACGATGAGCTGTTTGTAGCAGTTCTCGCAGGTGTCGAACTCGTCGATGTCAACCTCCTTGCCGGTGCCGCCTCCCGCTTCGCGAAAGGCTATTTCACGCAGACGTCCTATTTCGCGCATCACGTTTGGTGCTTGGTGTGCCGTGATGACGTATATAAGATTGTTGCTTTTGTTGGTCATGCGCAATTGGCGCTCGGGAGTGAGTTCACTCTTGAGTACTTCGACGGGTATTGGATCAATAATCGGTTGTACCATGATTTCGTTTGCTTGTATCTTTAAGGTGCTAATTCGTAAACTTGTTTTTTGACTGTTTTAGCCCATTCCATTGGTGTCTTGTCGTTGTTGAACGATTCCCAGGCGATGGGTTTGCCGAAGGTGATGGTAAATGTGTTGCCAGTGTTCTTGAACATCTCGTCGGCAAGGAAAAGCATGGCTATGTTCACCTTCTTGACGTAACGGTCGCTGATGTTCGAAAGACGGTAGAAGAAATTGCTGTTCTGTCCGTCGAAGTGGATGGGGATGACATCACGGTGCGTTTCAATGCTCTTGGTGATGAATGTCTTCTTCCACTCAAGGTCGCAAATGACTCCATTCCGCTTGCGCGAGCAAAGACCGGCAGGGAACATCAAGATGTGTGTGTCGGCCTTGAAGCCTGCCTCGATCATGGCGGGGAAGTTGCGCGACTGTTTGCCGGTTTTGTTGATGGGGATACATAATGGCGCCAAACCAGGCAGGTTCATCAGCAGGTCGTTGACCAAATACCTGAAGTTGTCGTCGTAGTGCTCACCAATCACAGAGCCTATGGCTATGCCGTCGATACCGCCCAATGGATGATTGCTCACAAAGGTGTAGCGCTTAGGATCATCTTTAGCAGGCAGGTTCTCTAACCCTTTCACCACGATTTTTACGTTCAGGAAGTCAATGGCTGCCTTCAGCCATGGCGTGCCTTGCAGGTCGCGAGCGCTCCAAAGGAATTGATTGATTTGGTCTTCGTGAACGATGTGCTTCAGCCACCAGACGAGCGGACTTGGCACCCAACGGGCTTTGCTGCCCATTTTGCCTTTTAGTACCTTGTCAATATCGATGGTCTTCTCCATTTGCTTCTTCTTATAACGGCATGCAAAAGTACGCAAAATCTTTCATTTTCAGCACATTTTGTCTCAAAAATGTGCAATTTTACATTAATTAAGATAAATTAGTGACATTGCACAAAAATGCTTAAGTGTGTAATGAAATGTCTTGAAAAAGAAAAAAAGGATTTTTTTTAGTCCTTTCATAAAATTTTGTGGGGAAATGTGGGGGATTGTGGAGGAAAATGATTACTTTTGCATCCGAGACCATTTAATTATTGTTCGCATGCGATTTTTAGGTAACATAGAAGCCAAGACCGACGCCAAAGGGCGCGTGTTTCTGCCGGCCACCTTTCGTAAGGTGTTGCAGGCGGCAGGCGACGAGGTGCTGGTGATGCGCAAGGATGTGCATCAAAAGTGCTTGGTGCTTTACCCGGAATCGACATGGAACCGCCGCATGGATGCGCTGCTGGAGCGAATCAGCGAGTGGGACGACATGG
Proteins encoded in this region:
- a CDS encoding GNAT family N-acetyltransferase, which encodes MVQPIIDPIPVEVLKSELTPERQLRMTNKSNNLIYVITAHQAPNVMREIGRLREIAFREAGGGTGKEVDIDEFDTCENCYKQLIVWNPEAEEIIGGYRYLEGTKWDIDSNGQPHLATSHMFHFSEKFLKEYMPYTIELGRSFVSLPYQSSKMGAKSLFALDNLWDGLGALTVIMPNVKYFFGKMTMYPSYIREGRDMILYFLKKHFDDKEKLVIPMKPLKIDADEKALAQLFCKDTFKEDYKILNREIRKLGYNIPPLVNAYMSLSPTMKLFGTAINYGFGDVEETGILIAMDEILEEKRVRHIDSFIKEHPEALKITSGANKVIYKEKN
- the dut gene encoding dUTP diphosphatase, encoding MKIQVVNKGHQQLPAYATTLSAGMDLRANIDAPIELKPLERKLIPTGLHIALPAGYEAQVRPRSGLALKKGITVLNSPGTIDADYRGEIGVLLINLSQEPFVINDGERIAQMVIARHETAEFIEVEVLDETERGEGGYGHTGVK
- a CDS encoding DUF4292 domain-containing protein; translated protein: MKLSNYAKVVILAAPLLLTACHSKKQMVNSATPQPTESLAQTEILTKVAENSQAPQFVSSKVKFSIEIGPQQVSLTGNLRIKRDDVIRLQLMAFGFVEAGRIEFTKDYVLIMDRINKMYMRAPYNYIDFLRNNGMNFYTLQALFYNELFKPGEKAISAKNMKGYQMVMSDEDAIISLEKDRMSYSWLANPTNGQIKIANIMYRDSYKGNTQLTWEYLGFKPLAQTHFPSDMKITLTAPNKQVKMDMKFNNLGTNSDWETRTTISNKYREVDAEEILRRIMAL
- a CDS encoding 1-acyl-sn-glycerol-3-phosphate acyltransferase, which produces MEKTIDIDKVLKGKMGSKARWVPSPLVWWLKHIVHEDQINQFLWSARDLQGTPWLKAAIDFLNVKIVVKGLENLPAKDDPKRYTFVSNHPLGGIDGIAIGSVIGEHYDDNFRYLVNDLLMNLPGLAPLCIPINKTGKQSRNFPAMIEAGFKADTHILMFPAGLCSRKRNGVICDLEWKKTFITKSIETHRDVIPIHFDGQNSNFFYRLSNISDRYVKKVNIAMLFLADEMFKNTGNTFTITFGKPIAWESFNNDKTPMEWAKTVKKQVYELAP
- the dgt gene encoding dGTP triphosphohydrolase, whose translation is MNWEKLISNCRLGQEHRHLERHDDRTEFKRDYDRLIFSAPFRRLQNKTQVFPLPGSIFVHNRLTHSLEVASVGMSLGNDVASALLARGEQGTFIGEIGQIVATACLAHDLGNPPFGHSGEKAIQTFFTEGKGAYLQEKVSPEFWSDITRFDGNANAFRLLTHSFKGRRKGGFAMTYSTLASIVKYPYPSCAAKKNKFGFFTPEHDDYVTVAQMLGIPRLTTADGAERWARYPLVYLVEAADDICYEIMDLEDAYKLKILNLAEAKELMLSFFDETGQNHIMKRVEEELLYDPNEQIQYLRACVIGLLEHECYQAFMKHEDEILEGTFQGSLIEHISEVPRQAYIHCAEVSKSRIYRSKPVLDVELSGYRIMATLMELMVEAIEHPDRYYSQQLIGRVSSQYEIEHEDLEVRLMAVIDYISGMTDVYALDVYQKICGISLPII
- a CDS encoding peptidoglycan DD-metalloendopeptidase family protein, with translation MKKICFLLMVLMCFGLSSAQQRKTQTRRKPATTQTQARKKTTTARKKTTTKKKATKKSEKEQLQDRRKKISQNIAAQKKRQVELERNVKKRMQDVLVLSNEISEKRRTIDSINSDITNLSAHIELLDSQLVILHQELVERQERYAKSMRYMYRNRKVQNKVMFVLSAQNVNQMYRRMRFMKEYATYQRAQGEAVKQKQAQIENKKEELRNSKSEKTTLLNRGEREKQTLEKQQSEQKKMVASLKKEQKTVASIIAQQQKEEAELNARIERLIQEEIAREKARIEAEKRRQEQLARKKKAEEEARKRRIAEAKAREERAREEARIAKNEAEKRAAHERAKRAEEERKTAEKEMVDARKTSPEPKMMVADADAKLSGSFASNKGKLPMPITGPYQLVRSFGSNVVDGMSHVHLSSKGLHLKGQPGASARCVFDGQVTKVFATGKGYIVMVRHGKYISVYSGMESVSVAAGQKVRTNQAIGRLGPTNMMQFQLRNWTELLNPMQWLRR
- a CDS encoding tetratricopeptide repeat protein, which translates into the protein MKKTICILAAFLCCLGSTAQTDTMRQYDICFHEAMLQRQKGHHDAAFDLLQRCLELNPKASETYYFLAQYYAEMKAPDKAIEHFKHATELEPANKTYMETLAHAYISKQKYTDAIDVLERMYATDKSRQDFLEMLYQLYLKEKDFEKAIDVLDRMEAIDGKSERISLAKSGLYFQMSDHEKALEEIKALSDQYPNDLNYRTIYANTLLANGDNEQAYDVLMKILKEEPDHVKAQQTLRNYFISMEDATAVDSLTRCILLNPKASTDDKVMQLRQLISENEQTGGDSTQILALFDSMLDVPQPDADIAEMKAAYMDLKQMPRDSITKALERVLTLAPDRASARLHLVQYAWEDEDKDRIISLCQAARQYNPEEMAFYYYQGIAYFNKGDTDHALEAFQNGISVINEESSTEIVSDFYAVMGDIFFQKMREREAFAAYDSCLQWKPDNIGCLNNYAYYLSLKGIRLDEAEQMSYKTIKAEPKNATYLDTYAWILFMQQRYAEARIYIDQALQNDTLIGAVLKEHAGDIYIMNGDTEGALKMWKEALEHDPKNKVLIRKIKRKKYIKQ